The Schistocerca gregaria isolate iqSchGreg1 chromosome 1, iqSchGreg1.2, whole genome shotgun sequence genome includes a window with the following:
- the LOC126353763 gene encoding transcription factor Sp8-like isoform X4, producing MLTDVTPSVGRPPGQLYAQTVRDGSVEVVGLAKGKVWPSVSVEEILDHPSLRGTPLAMLAAQCNKLSSKSPPPLADAAVGKGFHPWKKSPQQGGAATTGASGAPGGGSGNNNNNNNNNNGATAGVGGVARSMAVSSSASYTGRPVMTTAGCAVGVGVSSAGGYGAPVSSGGDLYFPGQPMTTSPEAGGGAGGGGTPGGGGGGGGAAVAAHQAALLGKVDVYPRHPYESWPFNAMPGAAAAHPGALKAAGDAWWDVHSAAAAGGCGWLDMSGATAHAQMAAANYAAAAATSAAAASVADYSTLSHTLAASNHLLSAAGGHNLLQDTYKSMLPGAAQGAFGLHAHHAHAHAHAHAPSPSPVSAAASLPPQVPSPRSQRRYTGRATCDCPNCQEAERLGPAGVHLRKKNIHSCHIPGCGKCQPPGTNLHSCHIPGCDKVYGKTSHLKAHLRWHTGERRCTARPRT from the exons GATCACCCGAGCTTGCGCGGCACGCCGCTAGCGATGCTGGCGGCGCAGTGCAACAAGCTGTCCAGCAAGTCGCCGCCCCCGCTGGCCGACGCCGCCGTCGGCAAAGGCTTCCACCCTTGGAAGAAGTCGCCGCAGCAGGGCGGCGCCGCCACCACCGGCGCCAGCGGCGCtcccggcggcggcagcggcaacaacaacaacaataacaacaacaacaacggcgcgACCGCGGGCGTGGGCGGCGTGGCGCGCTCCATGGCCGTCAGCTCGAGCGCCAGCTACACGGGTCGACCCGTCATGACGACGGCTGGCTGcgccgtcggcgtcggcgtctcgTCGGCTGGCGGATACGGCGCGCCCGTCTCCTCTGGCGGAGACCTCTACTTCCCCGGGCAGCCCATGACCACGTCGCCAGAAGCTGGCGGCGGAGCCGGGGGCGGAGGCACGCCtggaggcggcggcgggggcggaggcgccGCCGTCGCTGCGCATCAGGCAGCTCTTCTGGGGAAG GTGGACGTGTACCCGCGGCACCCCTACGAGTCGTGGCCGTTCAACGCGATGCCGGGCGCGGCGGCGGCGCACCCCGGCGCGCTGAAGGCGGCGGGCGACGCCTGGTGGGACGTGCACTCCGCGGCGGCAGCGGGCGGCTGCGGCTGGCTCGACATGAGCGGCGCCACGGCGCACGCGCAGATGGCCGCCGCCAactacgccgccgccgccgccacgtcggccgccgccgcctccgtcgCCGACTACTCCACGCTCAGCCACACGCTCGCCGCCAGCAACCACCTGCTCTCCGCCGCCGGCGGACACAACCTGCTGCAG GACACGTACAAGTCGATGCTGCCGGGCGCGGCGCAGGGCGCCTTCGGGCTGCACGCGcaccacgcgcacgcgcacgcgcacgcgcacgcgccgtcgccgtcgccggtgTCCGCCGCGGCGTCGCTGCCGCCGCAGGTGCCGTCTCCGCGCTCGCAGCGCCGCTACACGGGCCGCGCCACCTGCGACTGCCCCAACTGCCAGGAGGCGGAGCGCCTCGGGCCCGCAGGCGTGCACCTGCGCAAGAAGAACATCCACAGCTGCCACATCCCCGGCTGCGGGAAG TGCCAACCCCCTGGCACGAACCTCCACAGCTGCCACATCCCGGGATGCGACAAG GTGTACGGCAAGACGTCGCACCTCAAGGCGCACTTGCGTTGGCACACAGGAGAGCGGCG GTGTACGGCAAGACCTCGCACCTGA